A region of Solanum dulcamara chromosome 7, daSolDulc1.2, whole genome shotgun sequence DNA encodes the following proteins:
- the LOC129894189 gene encoding peptidyl-prolyl cis-trans isomerase CYP26-2, chloroplastic has protein sequence MQSSAQSLQPPATPLPPKQIQGTTTSKCIKFSRRELAVSTSSSLLLLLGSQAIEPLNVSRARADELPDKIEPDEEPSRKIEYCSDQNVTKRAFLEVSIDGEPLGRIVIGLYGDTAPFGSSRFSNLVSGAAGVSYRRKEFVRIMPNYVQHGGLRSYGVDAELAKSSGRTMAIDNLVDEWEKQSEMCQGTKNVATSVSIIVRDPSKPPPKMKLVARGGKLEIDQEEVGKDVNGTEFTIALKDSPELDASALVIGRVLEGMDVVDRIGQVKTVKENTTSPYFRAAKLIGDKRAVVAERGFNRPYSKVKITNCGLLE, from the exons ATGCAGTCTTCAGCTCAGTCTCTTCAACCTCCAGCAACCCCTCTTCCTCCTAAACAAATTCAAGGCACAACTACAAGCAAATGTATCAAATTTTCGCGCAGAGAACTTGCCGTCAGTACTAGTTCATCCCTGCTTCTACTATTAGGCTCCCAAGCTATTGAGCCATTGAATGTATCAAGGGCAAGAGCAGATGAACTTCCCGATAAAATAGAACCAGATGAAGAGCCTTCAAGAAAAATCGAATACTGTTCAGATCAGAATGTAACAAAGCGAGCATTTCTTGAAGTATCGATTGATGGGGAACCTCTAGGAAGGATTGTCATCGGGCTATATGGTGATACTGCCCCGTTTGGCTCATCAAGGTTCAGTAATCTTGTTAGTGGAGCAGCAGGGGTTAGTTATAGAAGAAAAGAGTTTGTGAGGATAATGCCAAATTATGTACAACATGGTGGATTGAGGTCCTATGGAGTGGATGCTGAACTTGCCAAGAGTAGTGGAAGAACTATGGCAATTGATAACCTCGTAGACGAATGGGAGAAACAGAGTGAAATGTGTCAGGGTACTAAGAATGTAGCAACAAGTGTTAGCATTATTGTGAGGGATCCTTCAAAACCACCTCCGAAGATGAAGCTGGTTGCTCGAGGAGGGAAGCTCGAAATTGATCAAGAAGAAGTGGGAAAAGATGTGAATGGAACAGAGTTTACAATTGCCCTTAAAGACTCACCTGAGTTAGATGCCTCTGCTTTAGTCATTGGGAGAGTCTTGGAGGGGATGGATGTTGTTGATAGAATTGGCCAAGTCAAAACTGTGAAAGAGAATACAACTTCTCCTTACTTCAG GGCAGCCAAGTTGATAGGAGATAAAAGGGCTGTAGTTGCAGAGAGAGGCTTCAACAGACCTTACTCAAAGGTAAAAATAACAAATTGCGGCTTGCTGGAATGA
- the LOC129893887 gene encoding protein decapping 5-like, whose product MAAETAGGVDQRAAPARTAELGIGSLISITSISENRYEGYIIEINVHSIGLRNVKFFGTEGRLKYGPQISAHDCIYEYIYLRGSNIKDLQVISSPSPQSTSVVPDDTAIIRPRFPHPTPTTMASTSHSAAEVANVSSTSVQPIQPHDPSASSSSFWGSLLPPPPANISRLAVPNYLPGLVGSSGRMCHFQQQFSVPPLSLVASQDTVQQQALHQNVNTSVVGGSSFSEHQHPLWLRRSTSLNTSNALPPLLSTPSVQSNPGEFDKLASNLSSIPMPNIGSGALSSVPANPDPNMASSFPEVFDENATLAPVTDERNSVEPTGVSFSRQSKLCPMTIEEQSGPRQSSPSQSLQTTNINAKTAPAPVVEPLPDSTEETSESLLKHTIKTVCPLFFPQQLLCSSSPKTTLVNVLLLVSVLNNTFSIFFLFFPFFLLQGSTSSHHDKGTRSAQGRDQNPHIITRFKDDFDFEAMNKKFNKKEVWDFFRKNNKAKADDGDLKGKAREVHEKDNSKPVYRKDDFFDFLSYGAPEHESKVTLTEQRRRDDETFGVKIPLLHQDHGKGSHSARTSQASFGGRGHGNMRGSHRGPGRTVWRRLSK is encoded by the exons ATGGCAGCAGAAACTGCCGGTGGCGTTGATCAGAGAGCAGCTCCGGCCAGGACGGCCGAATTAGGCATCGGAAGTCTCATTTCAATCACTTCTATATCAGAAAATCGCTATGAGGGATATATAATCGAGATAAACGTTCATAGCATCGGTCTTCGAAATG TGAAATTCTTTGGGACCGAAGGACGCTTGAAGTATGGCCCTCAGATTTCTGCCCATGACTGTATCTATGAGTATATATACTTACGCGGAAGCAACATAAAG GATCTGCAGGTTATATCTTCTCCATCACCTCAAAGTACATCAGTTGTACCTGACGATACTGCTATAATACGG CCTCGTTTTCCTCATCCCACACCTACAACTATGGCCTCAACATCTCACAGTGCTGCAGAAGTAGCAAATGTTAGTAGTACCAGTGTCCAACCCATTCAGCCCCATGACCCATCAGCCTCAAGTTCAAGCTTTTGGGGCTCATTGCTCCCTCCTCCACCTGCAAATATCAGTAGGCTTGCTGTGCCTAATTATTTGCCCGGATTAGTTGGGTCCTCAGGAAGAATGTGTCATTTTCAACAGCAATTTTCTGTGCCTCCACTGAGTTTGGTGGCATCACAGGACACAGTTCAGCAGCAAGCGCTACACCAGAATGTAAATACCTCTGTAGTTGGAGGATCCAGTTTTTCTGAACACCAGCATCCCTTGTGGCTGCGTCGTAGTACTAGTTTGAACACCAGCAATGCACTTCCTCCCTTGCTATCCACACCATCTGTCCAATCCAATCCTGGGGAGTTTGATAAACTGGCATCTAATTTATCGTCCATTCCAATGCCAAATATTGGGTCTGGTGCTCTTTCAAGTGTACCAGCAAATCCTGACCCAAACATGGCATCTTCTTTTCCAGAAGTATTTGATGAGAATGCCACTCTGGCTCCAGTTACTGATGAAAGAAATTCAGTTGAGCCGACAGGTGTATCTTTCAGCAGGCAGTCAAAGCTATGTCCCATGACAATTGAGGAGCAGTCAGGACCGAGGCAGTCCTCTCCATCTCAGTCACTGCAGaccacaaatatcaatgcaaagACTGCTCCAGCACCAGTAGTGGAACCTCTGCCAGATAGCACTGAAGAAACCTCGGAGTCATTGCTGAAACACACAATTAAAACTGTATGTCCACTCTTTTTCCCTCAGCAACTACTTTGTTCTTCCTC ACCCAAAACAACACTAGTCAATGTTCTTCTACTTGTTTCTGTGCTCAACAATACcttttctattttctttcttttttttcccttcttcTTGTTGCagggatctacatcatctcaTCATGATAAAGGTACTCGGTCTGCTCAGGGAAGAGATCAG AATCCCCATATCATAACAAGATTCAAGGATGATTTTGACTTCGAGGCAATGAATAAAAAGTTTAATAAAAAAGAGGTCTGGGATTTCTTCAGAAAAAATAACAAAGCCAAAGCGGATGATGGTGATCTTAAAGGTAAAGCCAGAGAAGTACATGAAAAAGACAATAGCAAG CCTGTTTACCGTAAAGATGACTTCTTCGattttctctcttatggagCACCTGAACATGAATCAAAAGTAACGCTGACCGAACAAAGGAGAAGAGATGATGAG ACGTTTGGAGTTAAGATCCCACTACTCCATCAGGATCATGGGAAGGGATCACACTCGGCTAGGACATCTCAAGCCTCGTTTGGTGGCAGAGGACATGGCAATATGCGTGGTAGTCATCGTGGTCCTGGAAGAACTGTTTGGAGGCGACTCTCAAAATGA